From the Serratia nematodiphila DZ0503SBS1 genome, one window contains:
- a CDS encoding helix-turn-helix domain-containing protein, whose product MGTQESHIRELLVWIEDNLTNPLSLDIVSAKSGYTKWYLQRMFKKQTGLSLASYIRARRLYIAAFALRFTQKSILDISVEYQFDNQQTFSRCFKKHFAESPSVYRHARKQDFSNLVRSLAASQPGDIQVERVSIARGQYAFHGKQYAYHLDIEKLDKSHLPQRSALRAQFYTLLGERPAQTYSFTQLVPDGERVRVDYTLGVTADYPLREGVALEPLPEVHGEFCRFRYSGKPVALNDHIIQIYTQVLPEMGLARGDGPDMTVFSYSLSGKEELHLELQHLVPVVPLH is encoded by the coding sequence ATGGGTACGCAGGAAAGTCACATCAGGGAATTGCTGGTCTGGATTGAAGACAACCTGACCAATCCGCTGTCGTTGGATATCGTTTCCGCCAAGTCAGGCTATACGAAATGGTACCTGCAGCGCATGTTCAAGAAGCAGACCGGATTATCGTTAGCTTCCTACATTCGCGCTCGCCGCCTCTACATCGCCGCCTTCGCCTTGCGTTTCACGCAGAAGAGCATCCTCGATATTTCGGTCGAGTATCAATTCGATAACCAGCAGACGTTCTCGCGCTGTTTCAAGAAACATTTCGCCGAATCGCCCAGCGTGTATCGTCATGCCCGCAAACAGGACTTCAGCAATCTGGTGCGTTCGCTGGCGGCCAGCCAGCCCGGCGATATTCAGGTCGAACGCGTCAGCATCGCCAGAGGGCAATACGCCTTTCACGGTAAACAGTACGCTTATCACCTGGATATCGAAAAGTTGGACAAGTCGCATCTGCCGCAGCGCAGCGCGCTGCGGGCGCAGTTCTACACCTTGTTGGGCGAGCGTCCGGCGCAGACCTATTCGTTTACCCAACTGGTGCCGGACGGCGAGCGGGTCAGGGTCGACTATACCCTGGGCGTGACGGCGGACTATCCGCTGCGTGAAGGCGTGGCGCTGGAGCCGCTGCCGGAGGTCCACGGCGAGTTTTGCCGTTTTCGCTATTCCGGCAAGCCGGTGGCGCTCAATGATCACATCATTCAAATCTACACGCAGGTGCTGCCCGAAATGGGGTTGGCCCGCGGCGACGGGCCGGACATGACGGTGTTCAGCTATTCGCTGAGCGGGAAAGAGGAGCTGCACCTGGAGCTGCAGCATCTGGTGCCGGTGGTGCCGCTGCACTGA
- a CDS encoding XdhC family protein, which produces MQHLDVTVVSQAISWLQQQPVWLCTVLSTYGSSPRSPGALMAATRDGRYSGSLSGGCVEEDFLRRVAAGEYQAASQVIRYGEGGMTPNVALPCGGVLDVLIEYLPAGEASVAYLQRIAGALEGHHALLKRLTLPHACHSLEQSHFTSATQVERRLEQITLHIAAAPRLLIAGLSSVALYCADFAVALGFEVLVCENRPEALDNFAAELKPGVTLLRQFPAKFIEEGGCHANTAVVALTHDPRMDDLTLMEAIHTPAFYIGAMGSLRNSARRRQRLQQIAEFTPQDLERIHAPIGLPLGSKTPAEIALAVMAAIVQQKNRLPAADGISAAAPPAPDAAAPGAAPLSRSANS; this is translated from the coding sequence ATGCAACATCTTGATGTCACCGTGGTCAGCCAGGCGATAAGCTGGCTGCAACAACAGCCGGTTTGGTTATGCACCGTGCTCAGCACCTATGGCTCTTCGCCGCGCTCGCCGGGCGCGTTGATGGCGGCGACCCGCGACGGCCGCTACAGCGGCTCATTGTCGGGCGGATGCGTGGAGGAGGACTTTCTGCGGCGCGTGGCCGCCGGGGAGTATCAGGCGGCCAGCCAGGTGATTCGTTACGGCGAAGGCGGCATGACGCCCAATGTAGCGCTGCCGTGCGGCGGCGTGCTGGACGTGCTGATCGAGTATCTGCCGGCGGGAGAAGCCAGCGTCGCTTACCTGCAGCGCATCGCCGGCGCGCTGGAAGGGCATCACGCGTTGCTCAAACGCCTGACGCTGCCCCACGCCTGCCACAGCCTCGAGCAAAGCCACTTCACCAGCGCCACTCAGGTCGAACGCCGGCTCGAGCAGATTACCCTGCACATCGCGGCCGCGCCGCGCCTGCTGATCGCCGGGCTGTCCAGCGTGGCGCTGTACTGCGCCGATTTCGCCGTGGCGCTGGGGTTTGAGGTGCTGGTGTGCGAGAACCGCCCGGAGGCGCTGGACAACTTCGCCGCCGAGCTGAAGCCCGGCGTGACGCTGCTGCGCCAGTTTCCGGCCAAGTTCATCGAAGAGGGGGGCTGCCACGCCAATACCGCCGTCGTGGCGCTGACCCACGATCCGCGTATGGACGATCTGACGCTGATGGAAGCGATCCACACCCCGGCGTTTTATATCGGCGCCATGGGCTCGCTCAGAAACAGCGCGCGCCGGCGCCAGCGGTTGCAGCAGATCGCCGAGTTCACGCCGCAGGATCTGGAACGCATTCACGCGCCGATCGGCCTGCCGCTCGGCAGCAAAACCCCGGCGGAAATCGCCCTGGCGGTGATGGCGGCGATCGTGCAGCAAAAAAACCGGCTGCCGGCCGCCGACGGGATCAGTGCAGCGGCACCACCGGCACCAGATGCTGCAGCTCCAGGTGCAGCTCCTCTTTCCCGCTCAGCGAATAGCTGA